The Mycolicibacterium mageritense genome contains a region encoding:
- a CDS encoding CGNR zinc finger domain-containing protein yields MLFTYDTELTLRAAAELVNSDRVDGEQLADLAALDVYLNSFGWTGRRDRDDAELRSVHRLRARLGDIWAATDDEEATVEKVNALLRETKASPWLTRHVENPDWHLHLGAPDDPLSQRMGAEIAMALADLIRGGELRRLKVCAAPDCTAVLTDLSRNRSKIFCDTGNCGNRQHVAAYRQRQREE; encoded by the coding sequence ATGCTTTTTACATATGACACGGAACTCACACTCAGGGCCGCGGCCGAGTTGGTCAACAGCGACCGCGTGGACGGCGAACAGCTCGCCGACCTGGCAGCCCTGGACGTCTACCTGAACAGCTTCGGATGGACGGGACGCCGTGACCGCGACGATGCCGAGCTGCGGTCGGTGCACCGGCTGCGCGCCCGCCTGGGCGATATCTGGGCCGCGACCGATGACGAGGAAGCCACCGTGGAAAAGGTCAACGCACTGTTGCGGGAGACCAAGGCGTCGCCGTGGCTGACCCGGCACGTGGAGAACCCCGACTGGCATCTGCATCTGGGTGCCCCCGACGACCCGCTGTCGCAGCGCATGGGCGCCGAGATCGCGATGGCATTGGCCGACCTGATCCGCGGCGGTGAACTGCGCCGGCTGAAGGTGTGTGCGGCACCGGACTGCACGGCTGTGCTGACCGATCTGTCGCGCAACCGGTCGAAGATCTTCTGTGACACCGGAAACTGCGGCAACCGGCAGCATGTGGCGGCCTACCGCCAACGGCAACGCGAGGAGTAG